A region of the Peredibacter starrii genome:
ATAGACAACGTCCGCCTGGTCATTTCTGATCATTGGAAGGTTAGTCGGGATAACCACTACTTCAAGGTTATAAATTTTCATGAACTCGTCAGCTTCAGTATCAGCTGTACCAGTCATACCTGAAAGCTTTGAATAAAGACGGAAGTAGTTCTGGAAAGTAATTGAAGCAAGTGTCTGGTTTTCAGATTTTACTTCTACGCCTTCTTTTGCTTCTACCGCTTGGTGAAGACCGTCAGACCAACGAGACCCTTCTTTCATACGGCCAGTAAATTCATCTACGATGATTACCTTGCCGTCACGAACTACGTAATCCACTTCGTTTTTAAAGAGCGTGTGGGCCCGTAGAGATTGGTTAACGTGGTGAAGAGTTTCGATGTTTCGAACATCATAAAGGTTACCGATTTGAAGAAGCTCTTGAACCTTCAAGATACCTTCTTCAGTCAGAACTGAAGATTTTGCTTTTTCATCCACTGTATAGTGAGTGTCTTTTACAAGTTTAGGAATGATTTTATCAACCACACCATAAAGACGCGTATCACCTTCAGAAGGACCCGAGATAAGAAGCGGAGTACGTGCTTCGTCGATTAAGATTGAATCGACCTCATCCACGATACAGAAGTGGTGTTCACGTTGAACGTAATCGTTAAGATCGAACTTCATGTTGTCGCGAAGGTAGTCGAAAGCGAATTCGTTGTTTGTTCCGTAAGTGATGTCAGCTTGGTAAGCGGCCTTACGATCTTCGTCGTCCATGTTTGCGATAATTACGCCAACAGAAAGACCAAGCCAGTTATATAGTTTACCCATTTCATGAGAGTCACGTTGAGCAAGGTAGTCGTTCACTGTTACAAGGTGAGCGCCTTTGCCAGCAAGAGCATTAAGATAAAGTGGGAGAGTCGCAGTAAGAGTTTTACCTTCCCCGGTTTTCATCTCAGAGATTTTACCCTGGTGAAGTGTAATACCACCCAGCATCTGTACGTCAAAGTGACGCATGTTCATTACACGGCGGCCTGCCTCACGAACAACTGCGAACGCATCCGGAAGGATGTCATTAACAGTAGAACCTTTCTGAAGCTTGTCTTTGAAAATCTGAGTTTGATTTTTCAACTCATCATCCGACATCGCCTGATACTTCGGCTCGAGGGAATTGATTTCCGCCAAAATTGGCTTTAGAGCGCGCATGTCACGATCTTGTTTTGTACCAAATAGCTTGCGCATCATCGAATCTAACATAGGAAAACCTTTTCTTAATCGAGGATAAAATATAATGGATCAACAGCGATGCCATTGACCCTAACTTCATAATGTAAGTGCGGACCAGTAGAGTGGCCGGTGTTACCAACACCTGCCAGAAGCGCTCCACGTTTTACTTTCTGTCCTGCGCGTACACTGAGTGACTGATTGTGAGCATAGATGGTTTCAATTCCATACCCATGATCGATTTGAACGAATTTTCCAAATCCGGCCTTCTCTCCTGAGAAAGTGACAATTCCGTCTGCAGGCGCATGTACAGCAGTTCCGTAAGGAGCACCAACATCCAGCCCTTCATGCATCTTCAGACGACCGGCCCATGGAGACATACGCTGCCCAAAATAACTCGTAATCCAGCCGTCGGCCGGGAGAATGGTTGGCGTTGAATTCAGGAAAGATTCTTTGTCTAAAAGATATTGATCGAGAGCATGGATGTTGTTTTCGATACTCGAAACAACTTCTCTAATTTGATAATACTTGAAATCGAACTTGGCGTAGTCGTTTGATAGGGCAAAGCTTCTACGAGCTAGATCAGACCATTGTTTAGTTAGAAGGTAACTGCGCTCAAGGCCCAAAGTGGCCGCGATTTTTTTGTCGTAAAGAGATTTTAGTTCTTTGAACTTTGGTTGATCTTCCATGTCGCCTTCGAATTTAAAATCCAAAGATGAGTTCAGGTCTTCCAAGTTGAAAGATTCTTTTGTTTCTTCGTTGTTGTTATTAGTCGGTTTGTAGATTGGGCCCTTGCCGCTGATATCTTCAAGACCGGTAATCACACGAAGTTTTTTCTCAAACGTGTTGATACGTTTTAAGTCATCACCCAAAGTATTCATCTTCATTTGGAAAAGTTGAATCTGTTCTTTGAGCTGACGGTTTTCAATTGAAAGATGTTTGTTTTCGTAAACCTGCTGAAGAATTTTCCAATAATCGTAGGCCAGCACGCCAATTAACATGACCAGCATCACTGACATGAAGGCGAGAGACTTAAATAAAACAGTTGGTATACGATAGGTCTTAACCCCTTTTTGTTTTTCAGGGACGACCATCACGGTGTAGTACTTATCCATGCCAAATATTTTAAGCGCAGATACCTTGAATGGGAATACAAAACATTGAAAAGATTGGATTAAGAACTAGGCCTGGGCCACGGCCAGAATAACCGAAATATTATCCTGCCCGCCATTGTCGTTTGCCTGCTGAATGAGCTCTTTTACGGTCTGTTCAACGTCAGATAACTGGCAACGAGATGGGTCAGAAATGTTTCTCTGCACGATATGCAGGATGTCTCCATCGCTCACTTTGCCGTGCAATCCGTCAGAGCAGATTAAAAAAATATCATTTTTGCAGACGCGGTAGTTAAAAACATCTACCTGAACGTCCGGTTCAAAGCCCACAGAGCGGACCAGAACGTTCTTTTGTGGATCTTTCACCGCCTCTTCACGGGTGTAGATTCCCATGTTGAGTTTTTCCTGAACAAAAGAGTGATCGCGGGTGAGTTGGAAAATATTCTGGTTATTAACCATGTAGACGCGGGAATCCCCGACGTTTCCGATCACCAATTGAGGTCCGGCAAATTGAACGGCCGATACTGTTGTACCCATGCCATGAAGTTCCGGTTGTTCTTCGGCCTTCTTTAAAATCGAGCGATTAATTTCCTGGATAAGATTTTTCATCATGGTCTGAGGATCCTGAGAATTATTTTTTCCCAGATATTCACCCATGACTTTTACAGATAGTTGAGAGGCGATGTCGCCACCATTATGTCCACCCATGCCGTCAGCGACTGCAAAAAAGTGATGGGCATGGTCTAAACAAATTGAATCTTGATTCGTTTTTCTTTTACGCCCAATATCTGTGGCACCAGCACAAAGAATACCCATAATGGCCTTGTTAAAATTTGTGATGTTTTAATCATAGAATGAACCATGTTTTAGTCAAACAATAATCTTAGTCACTTGTGAATGACTGACAAAATCCCTCGGAAAGAACTGCCGTTTTCCCACCTTGTTGTATTCGTTTGGAGAAGTTACCCTTAGTAGGTACAATAAATTAAGGGTCTTCGGATCCGCTTTAATTCGCCTTAGGGAGGAAGTCCATGGCAAGCTCCAATTTCGATATCCAGTCTTTCATTTCCCAGCACTACAATCCAAAAGATTTCTCTCACCTGCACTGGCAAGGAAGTTTTCAAGAGTACGTAGATCTTGTGATGAAAAATCCTAAGATCGCTCGTAATTCTTTCCAACGTATCTATGACATGATCATGAGCTACGGTACTTCTCAGTACACTGAATATAAAAAAGAAGTAACTCGTTACCACTTCTTTGATGATCCATTTGAGAATGGAAAAGATGCCATTTTCGGTATCGATGTTCACTTAATGAAAATGGTGAATTTCTTCCAGTCGGCAGCTCTTGGTTACGGAACTGAGAAACGTGTACTTCTTCTTCACGGTCCGGTAGGGTCGGCGAAGTCCTCAGTCTCTCGTCTTCTTAAAAAAGGTCTTGAGCACTATTCTCGTACAGACGAAGGCGCACTTTATACTTACGAGTGGGTCGATGATGAAGGTTCTGCCATTCTTGGTGGCCAGAAAGTTTTCGCATCTCCAATGCACGAAGAGCCTTTAAAACTTTTACCTCCTGAAGTTCGTGAAAGATTCCTTGCCGAATTATCAAAGGTGAACAAGTCTCCGTACAAAGTAAAAATCAAAGGTGAAGTGAACCCGGCCTGTCGCTTTATCCTGAATGAATACATGATCAAGTACGATGGTGATTGGAACAAAGTGATGAAGCACATCCGTGTGAAACGCTTGATCCTTTCTGAAAAAGATCGTCGTGGTATTGGTACATTCCAACCAAAAGATGAGAAGAACCAAGATTCAACAGAATTAACAGGTGATATCAACTACCGTAAAATCGCGATCTATGGATCAGACTCTGATCCACGTGCCTTCAACTTTGATGGTGAGTTCAACATCGCCAACCGCGGTATCGTTGAGTTCATCGAGATGCTGAAACTTGACGTAGCATTCTTGTACGATCTACTAGGTGCTTCTCAAGAGCAATCGATCAAACCTAAAAAGTTTGCTCAAACAAACATTGACCTTGTGATTCTTGGCCACACCAACGAGCCAGAGTACAGAAAACTTCAATCTAACGAATTCATGGAAGCTCTTCGTGACCGTACGGTTAAGATCGACGTTCCCTATATTACTCGTCTGGATCAGGAAGCTCGTATTTATAGAAAAGACTATAATAAAGAGACAATTCCCAACATCCACATTGCTCCTCACACGCTTGAAATGGCGTCTACCTGGGCGATCCTTACTCGTCTTGAAGAGCCGAAGAAATCTGACCTTACAAAGCTTCAGAAGCTGAAACTTTATAACGGTAAGACTCTTCCTGGTTACAACGAAGACAACGTAAAAGAACTTCGTAAAGAAGCAGTTCGTGAAGGTCTTGAAGGTATTTCTCCACGTTATATCCAGGATAAAATCTCGAACGCGCTTGTGAAGAACGGACACGTTGGATGTCTTAACCCATTCATGGTTTTCAATGAACTTGAATCAGGACTTAAGCACCACGCGCTTGTAAATTCTCCAGAGCAGATGGATCACTACCGTGAGATGCTGGCAGTTTGTCGTCAGGAGTATGAAGATATCGTGAAGAACGATGTTCAAAAAGCGATCTCAGTTGATGAGTCTGCCATTCAAACTCTTTGTGCTAACTACGTTGATAACGTTAAGGCCTACACACAGAAAGAAAAAATCCGTAACAAATACTCTAACAAGTTAGAGGAAGCAGATGAGCGTTTCATGCGTTCAATCGAAGAGAAGATCGATATTCCTGAGTCTCGTAAAGACGATTTCCGTCGCGAGCTTATGAACTACATCGGTGCTCTTGCCATCGAAGGCAAGCAATTCGATTACAAAATGAATGAGCGTCTTCACCGTGCTCTTGAGCTTAAACTTTTCGAAGATCAGCGCGATACAATCAAGCTAACAACGATCATCTCGAACGTGGTTGATAAACAAACCCAAGAGAAGATTGAAGTGGTGAAGAGCCGCTTGATTAAGAATTTCAACTACTGTGACATCTGTGCCACAGACGCGTTGAACTTCGTGGCTTCTATTTTCGCTAAAGGCGACTCTATTAAGTCGTAAGAGGAAAGAGAGTGGATCATCCGATTAAGCGAGACCATGCCAGATTTCGGAAGATTGTTAAGGGTAAGATCCGAGATAATCTCCGAAAGTATGTGTCACAAGGTAATCAAATCATTCCTAAAGGGACCGACCAATTCACGGTCCCTATGCCTTCCATCGATATTCCTCGATTCCGTTTTGGTGATAAGTCTCAAGGCGGGATGGGACAGGGACAAGGTGAAGCTGGCGATCCAGTAGATGGTCAGCAGGATCCTAATGGTCAACCTGGCCAGGGTGAAGCAGGTGAGGGAGAAGGGAACAAGGAACTCGAGGTAGAACTTTCTCTGGATGAGCTTGCGCGTATTCTAGGGGAGGAACTTGAACTTCCGAATATTGAACCCAAAGGAAAGAAGTCGCTTCAGAGTGTGGTAGACCGTTACACAAATATCGGAACGACCGGACCTGATTCTCTTCGTCACCTACGTCGTACTTACAAGCAAGCGCTTAAGCGACAAATTGCGACCGATTCATATGATCCAGAAAATCCGGCGGTGATTCCTATCCGTCGTGACTTCCGTTACCGTGCATCTGATACGAAAGTAGAGATGCAAAACGCAGCGGTTGTGATTTATATGATGGACGTTTCCGGTTCAATGGGTGATGAGCAGAAAGAGATCGTTCGTACAGAATCTTTCTGGATCAATCTATGGCTTAAGTCACAATACAAAGACATCGAGATCCGTTATATCATTCACGATGCCACTGCTAAAGAAGTGGATGAGAACACGTTTTTCAGAACTCGTGAATCCGGAGGTACTCTCATTTCTTCTGCCTATAATCTCTGCAAAGAGATCATTGAAAAAGACTACAACCCGAATGAGTGGAACATCTATCCGTTCCATTTTTCAGACGGTGATAACTGGTCAGCAGATGATACAAAGCTTTGTCTTGAACTTTTAGATAAGGTCATTCTTCCAGTTTCAAATAACTTCTGTTACGGGCAAGTGGAAAGCCGTTACGGTTCGGGCCAATTCTATAAAGACTTGGCGGCGAAGTACGGAACAACTTCCGATAAACTCACCCTGAGTAAGATTAAAAACAAAGAAGGAATCCTGGACTCAATTAAAGAGTTCTTAGGTAAAGGAAAATAATGAACCGCTCGAAGCCCATCACTGGTGAACTTCTAGCTCTCAAAAATGAAATCGAAGGCTACGCCATTGAGTACGGTTTGGATTTCTTTCCACAGGTTTTTGAAGTTTGTGATTACGATACGATCAATATTCTGGCCGCTCAAGGCGGTTTCCCATCACGTTATCCTCACTGGAAATTCGGGATGGATTACGATCAGCTCTCAAAAGGCTATGCTTATGGATTACAAAAAATCTATGAGATGGTGATCAATACCGACCCTTGTTACGCCTATCTTCTTCAGGCAAACAATTGGGTGGATCAGAAAATCGTGATGGCCCACGTTTATGGCCATAATGATTTCTTTAAGAACAATGCCTGGTTCTCAAACACCAATCGCAAGATGATGGATGTCATGGCCAACCACGGAACGAAGATCCGTCGTTATATGGAACGTTATGGCCAGGATGCAGTTGAGTCTTTCATTGATAAGGTTCTCTCTCTGGAAAACCTTCTGGATATTAACGAGCTATTTGAAACGACTTCATTAAAGCGCCGTCGTGAAGAGCAAGTGGTTCAGCAGCGTGCAGAGAATGAAGATGATGGTTATCTGATCGATGACCGTTCACAAGCTCTGAAATCTTTCATGCGTACCAAGGCCCGCCTGAATAAAAAAGAAGAGGCCAAACGCGAAGACGACGAGGATATGGTAGTGGCCGAAAAGCCCCTGACCCATAAAACGAAAGACGTTCTTGGTTATCTTATTCAGCATGCTCCAATCGAAGAGTGGCAGGCCGATATCATTGGTATTTTAAGAGAAGAGGCCTATTACTTCCTCCCTCAGCGAATGACTAAAATCATGAACGAAGGTTGGGCAAGTTACTGGCACTCAACCATCATGACTCAAAAGGCCCTGGACGCTTCTGAGATCGTGGATTTCGCAGATAAGCACGCAGGTGTTATGGCCATGAGTCGTCAGAACATCAACCCTTATAAGGTTGGTATCGAGCTTATGCGTGATATCGAATACCGCTGGAACCGTGGTATGTTCGGTAAGGAATACAACGAATGTTCAAATATGGCGGAAAAGCTTCGTTGGGACACTAAACTTGGTAAGGGTAAAGAGAAGATTTTTGAAGTTCGTAAATCTCACAACGATATCTCTTTCATTGATGAGTTCCTGACGCCTGATTTCTGCGAACGTCAGCAGCTTTTCACTTATAAGTACAATCCACGCACTGGCCGTTTTGAAATCGATTCTAAGGACTTCCAGGCAATTAAGCAGAAGCTTCTGTCTCAGCTCACCAACTTTGGTCAACCGATCATTGAAGTGGAAGACGGGAACTACATGAACCGTAAAGAATTGCTTCTAAGTCACGTTCACTACGGTGTGGATCTGGACGTAGGTTTTGCCAATGAAACCTTACGAAATCTGTACGCTATTTGGCGTCGACCAGTTAATCTTAAAACCAAATATGAAGATAAAGATGTCATCTTTCACTTTGATGGCAAAGAGTTCAAGCCTCAACATTAGTTGAGGCTTTCTGTTTTAATTCCCTATAAATTTTTCTTAAGCCCTAAGTAGTTTTTCCGAGAAGCTATGTGAACTCATTGAGGAGAACACGTGTATGCTTAAACGAGCAAGTCTTAAGGGAAAATTACTATTAGGTTTTTTAACCATTGCCGCATTCGTGGTGGTTGTTGCATTGATGGGCTATTTCTCGATGCAAGCAGTATACCGAGATTTCAACTTCATCAGTACCACAGTCACTAAAAATCTTAAACGTGTAACGAAGCTCTATAACTATGGTAACGAAGCGAACCGTTACCTCATGCGTGCTTATATGTCTCGTGAAGAGAAGAACGTTAAACGTCTTTTGAAATCTGCTAACGATAACATCAATAAGTTTGAAGGTGTTCGTAAAGAGTATCTTGCTGATGAATTTTCTCCAGGTGAAAAAGAAATGGTAGAGAAGTTCTTCAAAACCTGGGACGAGTTTATGATCTATGCTCGTCAGTTTGAAGCACTGGTAGATACTATGCAGCCTGAAAATCTAGAAAAAGCGATTGATCTTCTGGATGGACGTTACCGTGAAATTCGCCTTGATATGTATGCTCAACTTGAAGCACTGGATGCCTTCCACACTAAGCTTGGTGAAGAAAAACACGCCGCCGCTGTAAAGGCCTATACCGAATCAAATTGGATCAACCTTGTTTCATCTCTCGCCTGTATCTTGTGTGCCATTGTGATGGGCTTTTTCATCGCAAGAAAAATCACTACTCTTATTGATTCAATCACATTTGAAATTGATAGTTCATCTTCTCAAGTAGCACAGGCCTCGGAACAATTAACTTCAGCATCTTCTCAGCTTTCACAAGGTGCCACTGAGTCCGCTGCTTCTCTTGAAGAAACAGTTTCTTCGCTTGAAGAGCTCTCTTCAATGGTAAAGCTGAACTCAGATCACGCTAAAGAGGCCAATAATCTTTCTCAGGAGTCCCTTACTTCTGCGGAAGATGGTGAACAAGAAATCAGAAAACTGATTGGTTCAATGGAAGAAATGGCGAAGTCTTCTAAAAAGATCGAAGAGATCATTAACGTGATTGATGACATCGCTTTCCAGACCAACCTTCTTGCCCTAAACGCCGCAGTTGAAGCTGCCCGTGCGGGTGAACAGGGTAAGGGGTTTGCAGTGGTTGCCGATGCCGTGAGAAACCTCGCTCAGCGTTCTGCTTCTGCCGCCAAGGACATCAATGGTCTTATTAAAGAAAACGTTGAAAAAACTCGTTCAAGCTCAGTGGTTGCCGGAACTTCAGGAGAGTCACTAACGAGAATTGTGGGCGCAGTTAAAAAGGTTGCGAGTCTTAACTCTGAAATCTCTGCCGCCTCTCAGGAACAGGCAAACGGTATTGAACAGATTACTAAAGCAATGAACCACCTTGATGCCGCCATTCAGTCGAATGCTTCGTCATCTGAAGAAGTGGCCTCATCCGCTGCTGAGATGTCTTCTCAAGCAGAATGCTTAAAGCAGCAAGTAGTGAGCTTGAAGCGCTTCGTGTCCGGTGGTGAAGGCCCAACGGGCGAAGTGGTGGAGTTCTCGACTAAAGGACAAGACCCTCTAAGAATGGTTTCTTAAATCTGAATGTAGAAAAAAATCTTCAATACTGGACATGAAAAGTGTCCAGTCATTGGGGAGAAAATAATCGGGATGAAACAAGATATGATGACTCCCGAGACCTTTGTTTAGATAGCCTCGCTCATAGAAAATCACTTTTGTTTCATTTTTCTTTTCTACTTCTTCCTTCAGAGTTTCCGCATCTACCAGTTCATCTTTAGGATCAATCATAACCATGGTTGGAATCTGAAAAGACCTCTCGAGTTTATGGAGAGTTACCATTCCCTTTAAAAGCATCCTGTATTCGGCCACTGTGAGAAACTCATAGCGACGGAACTCTTTGGGAGATAGGCTTTTTACCCACAGAAAAGCGGGAAGAAAGGCCAATAGAGATCTTACCGTGCCTTGGCGATGGGTATAGAGGGCCGGAGCTAAAAGGGCCTGTTTTAAAGGTTTATTGGTGGGATTCTTCTCCATCCATAGCTGAAGATAAAGGGCCCCATGAGAAAAGGCGATGACATAGTAGGGCCTGTCTCCAAGTGCCTTCATTTTCTGATCAAAAAGCGCCAGGGAAGATTCAAAATCCCGCGCTTCTTTTCGGTTATCATCGTGGCCCGGAAGAATCAGGAATTCAGTTTCAAATCCTCGGGACTCGAAATGCTGCATGATAGGTTTG
Encoded here:
- a CDS encoding M23 family metallopeptidase; amino-acid sequence: MDKYYTVMVVPEKQKGVKTYRIPTVLFKSLAFMSVMLVMLIGVLAYDYWKILQQVYENKHLSIENRQLKEQIQLFQMKMNTLGDDLKRINTFEKKLRVITGLEDISGKGPIYKPTNNNNEETKESFNLEDLNSSLDFKFEGDMEDQPKFKELKSLYDKKIAATLGLERSYLLTKQWSDLARRSFALSNDYAKFDFKYYQIREVVSSIENNIHALDQYLLDKESFLNSTPTILPADGWITSYFGQRMSPWAGRLKMHEGLDVGAPYGTAVHAPADGIVTFSGEKAGFGKFVQIDHGYGIETIYAHNQSLSVRAGQKVKRGALLAGVGNTGHSTGPHLHYEVRVNGIAVDPLYFILD
- a CDS encoding Stp1/IreP family PP2C-type Ser/Thr phosphatase; amino-acid sequence: MGILCAGATDIGRKRKTNQDSICLDHAHHFFAVADGMGGHNGGDIASQLSVKVMGEYLGKNNSQDPQTMMKNLIQEINRSILKKAEEQPELHGMGTTVSAVQFAGPQLVIGNVGDSRVYMVNNQNIFQLTRDHSFVQEKLNMGIYTREEAVKDPQKNVLVRSVGFEPDVQVDVFNYRVCKNDIFLICSDGLHGKVSDGDILHIVQRNISDPSRCQLSDVEQTVKELIQQANDNGGQDNISVILAVAQA
- a CDS encoding PrkA family serine protein kinase, with amino-acid sequence MASSNFDIQSFISQHYNPKDFSHLHWQGSFQEYVDLVMKNPKIARNSFQRIYDMIMSYGTSQYTEYKKEVTRYHFFDDPFENGKDAIFGIDVHLMKMVNFFQSAALGYGTEKRVLLLHGPVGSAKSSVSRLLKKGLEHYSRTDEGALYTYEWVDDEGSAILGGQKVFASPMHEEPLKLLPPEVRERFLAELSKVNKSPYKVKIKGEVNPACRFILNEYMIKYDGDWNKVMKHIRVKRLILSEKDRRGIGTFQPKDEKNQDSTELTGDINYRKIAIYGSDSDPRAFNFDGEFNIANRGIVEFIEMLKLDVAFLYDLLGASQEQSIKPKKFAQTNIDLVILGHTNEPEYRKLQSNEFMEALRDRTVKIDVPYITRLDQEARIYRKDYNKETIPNIHIAPHTLEMASTWAILTRLEEPKKSDLTKLQKLKLYNGKTLPGYNEDNVKELRKEAVREGLEGISPRYIQDKISNALVKNGHVGCLNPFMVFNELESGLKHHALVNSPEQMDHYREMLAVCRQEYEDIVKNDVQKAISVDESAIQTLCANYVDNVKAYTQKEKIRNKYSNKLEEADERFMRSIEEKIDIPESRKDDFRRELMNYIGALAIEGKQFDYKMNERLHRALELKLFEDQRDTIKLTTIISNVVDKQTQEKIEVVKSRLIKNFNYCDICATDALNFVASIFAKGDSIKS
- a CDS encoding DUF444 family protein, which gives rise to MDHPIKRDHARFRKIVKGKIRDNLRKYVSQGNQIIPKGTDQFTVPMPSIDIPRFRFGDKSQGGMGQGQGEAGDPVDGQQDPNGQPGQGEAGEGEGNKELEVELSLDELARILGEELELPNIEPKGKKSLQSVVDRYTNIGTTGPDSLRHLRRTYKQALKRQIATDSYDPENPAVIPIRRDFRYRASDTKVEMQNAAVVIYMMDVSGSMGDEQKEIVRTESFWINLWLKSQYKDIEIRYIIHDATAKEVDENTFFRTRESGGTLISSAYNLCKEIIEKDYNPNEWNIYPFHFSDGDNWSADDTKLCLELLDKVILPVSNNFCYGQVESRYGSGQFYKDLAAKYGTTSDKLTLSKIKNKEGILDSIKEFLGKGK
- a CDS encoding SpoVR family protein, with product MNRSKPITGELLALKNEIEGYAIEYGLDFFPQVFEVCDYDTINILAAQGGFPSRYPHWKFGMDYDQLSKGYAYGLQKIYEMVINTDPCYAYLLQANNWVDQKIVMAHVYGHNDFFKNNAWFSNTNRKMMDVMANHGTKIRRYMERYGQDAVESFIDKVLSLENLLDINELFETTSLKRRREEQVVQQRAENEDDGYLIDDRSQALKSFMRTKARLNKKEEAKREDDEDMVVAEKPLTHKTKDVLGYLIQHAPIEEWQADIIGILREEAYYFLPQRMTKIMNEGWASYWHSTIMTQKALDASEIVDFADKHAGVMAMSRQNINPYKVGIELMRDIEYRWNRGMFGKEYNECSNMAEKLRWDTKLGKGKEKIFEVRKSHNDISFIDEFLTPDFCERQQLFTYKYNPRTGRFEIDSKDFQAIKQKLLSQLTNFGQPIIEVEDGNYMNRKELLLSHVHYGVDLDVGFANETLRNLYAIWRRPVNLKTKYEDKDVIFHFDGKEFKPQH
- a CDS encoding HAMP domain-containing methyl-accepting chemotaxis protein, translated to MLKRASLKGKLLLGFLTIAAFVVVVALMGYFSMQAVYRDFNFISTTVTKNLKRVTKLYNYGNEANRYLMRAYMSREEKNVKRLLKSANDNINKFEGVRKEYLADEFSPGEKEMVEKFFKTWDEFMIYARQFEALVDTMQPENLEKAIDLLDGRYREIRLDMYAQLEALDAFHTKLGEEKHAAAVKAYTESNWINLVSSLACILCAIVMGFFIARKITTLIDSITFEIDSSSSQVAQASEQLTSASSQLSQGATESAASLEETVSSLEELSSMVKLNSDHAKEANNLSQESLTSAEDGEQEIRKLIGSMEEMAKSSKKIEEIINVIDDIAFQTNLLALNAAVEAARAGEQGKGFAVVADAVRNLAQRSASAAKDINGLIKENVEKTRSSSVVAGTSGESLTRIVGAVKKVASLNSEISAASQEQANGIEQITKAMNHLDAAIQSNASSSEEVASSAAEMSSQAECLKQQVVSLKRFVSGGEGPTGEVVEFSTKGQDPLRMVS
- a CDS encoding alpha/beta hydrolase, whose amino-acid sequence is MTNSYSLSQSRPRILFIHGLNNNSDSFKPIMQHFESRGFETEFLILPGHDDNRKEARDFESSLALFDQKMKALGDRPYYVIAFSHGALYLQLWMEKNPTNKPLKQALLAPALYTHRQGTVRSLLAFLPAFLWVKSLSPKEFRRYEFLTVAEYRMLLKGMVTLHKLERSFQIPTMVMIDPKDELVDAETLKEEVEKKNETKVIFYERGYLNKGLGSHHILFHPDYFLPNDWTLFMSSIEDFFLHSDLRNHS